A genomic segment from Lujinxingia sediminis encodes:
- a CDS encoding ABC transporter permease gives MSYERFIAWRHLRSKRTSFLSTITIIAILGVFLGVTALTSVVAVTGGFEEAFRERVLGVNSHLLVIKYGVDFRDYREIQDDIEAMEGVTATSPFVLHEMIATHGNVSAGILIKGIEPATAESVSDIPKYTLDEGAVADLEFERFPPDGQVKQPKILLGESLAERLGAEKGDLVQVTSPLESLDPGRWSSKGSSPSSRQFEVAGIYRSGFHQYDDRMVMVDYQALQDFFNQGDTVTGVDVRVEDVFAVGALADQLRRDLPEGRFRVMDWRQLNHNLFTSLGLQRLVLAVLFCFIVLVASFNIVCILIMIVLEKNKDIAILKSMGATNWGVMKTFIFQGAVVGFVGTVTGLVGGLAVCLGIKHTSFGLDPSIYMIDHLPVRIVAWEFLAVGLVAMVISLLATIGPSWWASRLNPVDGLRYD, from the coding sequence ATGTCTTACGAACGCTTTATCGCCTGGCGCCACCTGCGCTCAAAGCGAACCTCTTTTTTATCGACGATCACGATCATCGCGATCCTCGGCGTCTTTTTAGGCGTGACCGCTCTGACCAGCGTGGTGGCTGTCACCGGTGGGTTTGAGGAGGCGTTTCGGGAGCGCGTGCTCGGCGTCAACAGTCACCTGCTGGTGATCAAGTACGGCGTGGACTTTCGTGACTACCGCGAGATTCAGGACGACATCGAAGCGATGGAGGGCGTCACCGCCACCAGTCCTTTTGTGTTGCACGAGATGATCGCCACTCATGGAAACGTCAGCGCAGGCATCCTGATCAAAGGCATTGAGCCGGCGACGGCCGAGTCGGTCAGCGACATCCCCAAATACACCCTGGATGAGGGAGCGGTCGCCGACCTTGAGTTTGAGCGTTTTCCGCCTGACGGTCAGGTCAAACAACCGAAAATTCTCCTGGGGGAGTCGCTCGCCGAGCGTCTCGGTGCCGAGAAGGGGGATCTCGTTCAGGTGACCAGTCCGTTGGAGAGTTTGGATCCGGGACGGTGGAGCTCCAAAGGCAGTTCGCCGTCGAGCCGTCAGTTTGAGGTCGCCGGGATCTATCGCAGCGGGTTTCATCAGTATGACGATCGCATGGTGATGGTCGATTATCAGGCCCTGCAGGATTTCTTTAACCAGGGCGATACCGTCACCGGTGTGGACGTGCGTGTTGAGGATGTCTTCGCCGTCGGGGCACTGGCCGACCAGCTTCGGCGGGACCTTCCGGAGGGGCGTTTTCGGGTTATGGACTGGCGGCAGCTCAACCATAACCTCTTTACAAGCCTGGGGTTGCAGCGTCTGGTGCTGGCGGTGCTCTTCTGCTTCATCGTGTTGGTCGCGAGTTTCAATATCGTCTGCATTCTCATCATGATCGTGCTGGAGAAGAATAAAGATATCGCCATCCTCAAGTCGATGGGGGCAACGAACTGGGGGGTGATGAAGACCTTTATCTTCCAGGGGGCCGTGGTGGGTTTTGTGGGCACGGTCACCGGACTTGTCGGCGGGCTGGCGGTTTGCCTGGGCATTAAACACACCAGCTTCGGGCTCGATCCTTCCATTTATATGATCGATCATCTGCCGGTGCGCATTGTGGCCTGGGAGTTTCTGGCGGTGGGGCTGGTGGCGATGGTCATCAGCCTTCTCGCGACGATCGGGCCGTCGTGGTGGGCATCAAGGCTCAACCCGGTTGATGGGTTGCGCTACGACTGA
- a CDS encoding Ig-like domain-containing protein, giving the protein MSASIRHFCLLALAALAFSAGCASNERPACGTTADCPEEGQVCREGACTVVSQPTCSGDGDCDPGFVCVASICERASIDNDDAGEPDADTTPDANTPDTNTEPDTEEPDTNQPRVTHVIPVDGARQVPLDTEIRVTFSKAIDAFRTLNIQSFFISDPDGIGSTHGAIPVDIVYQEDERVAVLTPRQPLRPATQYTVIVTTGVQDSAQPANPLFQRFESTFVTDSSEPADLQEIAATYAPIIYQDTRLVEGSEINIDIPTTLNFDGDFDASNNLANARRSSTRTSAAVYYSVTETESHHFIHYTLYYPSRRTLNAGDFLYAEHDFTDIVVAVNRTSGEVELVEGTRVEGSQSSESYLTYKPDSSPVSGRGSNDYEGFPASALEDGARYPLFVPSGVHAGCNWVKRPDGITNTECPYNDASFNSSGDDAGFILRPGDQGQTYDDATENPETGLKEITYALVPFVDAIWSRRADFSCGLFDGVGFSYNPEDVPDYDRLVGSTPNNPLYLPTSLCSENASSNGKTPFAWFKFSTNTGGAWFLDPAIALSTRFDFGESFSREYCYNRFFDVDRRDDPACAAE; this is encoded by the coding sequence ATGTCCGCCTCGATTCGACACTTCTGTTTGTTGGCTCTTGCCGCGTTGGCCTTCTCGGCCGGATGTGCAAGCAATGAGCGCCCCGCCTGCGGCACCACCGCTGATTGTCCCGAAGAGGGTCAGGTTTGCCGCGAAGGTGCCTGCACTGTCGTCAGCCAGCCCACCTGCAGCGGTGATGGCGACTGTGACCCTGGTTTTGTCTGCGTCGCCTCGATCTGCGAGCGCGCCTCCATCGACAACGATGACGCCGGGGAACCTGACGCCGATACCACCCCGGATGCCAACACCCCGGACACCAACACCGAGCCGGACACTGAAGAACCTGACACCAATCAGCCCCGTGTCACTCACGTGATCCCGGTCGACGGTGCCCGCCAGGTGCCCCTGGATACCGAGATTCGGGTGACTTTCAGCAAAGCGATCGACGCGTTCCGCACGCTCAACATCCAGTCCTTCTTTATCTCCGACCCCGACGGTATCGGCAGCACCCATGGCGCCATCCCGGTCGACATTGTGTACCAGGAAGATGAGCGCGTCGCCGTCCTCACCCCGCGCCAGCCGCTGCGCCCGGCCACTCAGTACACGGTCATCGTGACCACGGGCGTTCAGGACAGTGCTCAGCCGGCCAACCCGCTCTTCCAGCGTTTTGAGTCGACCTTCGTGACCGACAGCAGCGAGCCGGCCGACCTTCAAGAGATCGCCGCGACCTACGCGCCGATCATCTATCAGGACACCCGCCTGGTCGAAGGGAGCGAGATCAACATCGACATCCCCACGACGCTCAATTTTGACGGCGACTTTGACGCATCCAACAACCTGGCCAACGCGCGTCGTTCCTCCACCCGCACCTCCGCGGCGGTGTACTACTCGGTGACCGAAACCGAATCGCACCATTTCATCCACTACACCCTCTACTACCCCTCTCGCCGCACGCTTAACGCCGGCGACTTCCTCTACGCCGAGCACGACTTCACCGACATCGTGGTGGCCGTAAACCGCACCAGCGGTGAAGTGGAGCTCGTCGAGGGCACCCGCGTGGAGGGCTCTCAGTCCAGCGAGTCGTACCTGACGTACAAGCCCGACAGCTCGCCTGTATCCGGCCGCGGCTCCAATGACTATGAGGGCTTCCCGGCCAGCGCCCTCGAAGACGGCGCACGCTACCCGCTCTTTGTGCCCAGCGGCGTTCACGCTGGCTGCAACTGGGTGAAGCGCCCCGACGGCATCACCAACACCGAGTGCCCCTACAACGATGCGTCTTTCAACAGCAGCGGCGACGACGCCGGCTTCATTCTGCGCCCGGGCGACCAGGGCCAGACCTACGACGACGCCACCGAAAACCCTGAGACCGGCCTCAAGGAAATCACCTACGCGCTCGTGCCCTTTGTCGACGCCATCTGGTCGCGCCGTGCCGACTTCAGCTGTGGGCTCTTCGACGGTGTGGGCTTCTCCTACAACCCCGAAGACGTCCCCGATTACGACCGCCTGGTGGGCAGCACCCCCAACAACCCCCTCTACCTGCCGACCTCATTGTGCAGCGAGAACGCCAGCAGCAACGGCAAGACGCCCTTTGCCTGGTTTAAGTTTAGCACCAACACCGGTGGTGCCTGGTTCCTGGACCCGGCCATCGCGCTGAGCACCCGCTTTGACTTCGGCGAGTCCTTCAGCCGCGAGTATTGCTACAACCGCTTCTTTGACGTGGACCGCCGTGACGACCCGGCATGCGCCGCGGAGTGA
- a CDS encoding serine/threonine-protein kinase, whose translation MGRTQRLAQPESFAKYQLVARLAHGRMGDVYKAKSHGVEGFEKILCVKVIHPGLAAVPNFVDVIIDEAKRAVALSHANIAQVLDLGHEESRQQFYVAMEYINGMDLARALNLARTTGQRWSPEMAVFIASEVAKGLDYAHRRKDFNFNNLNILHRSLRPENVMLSYDGEVKITDFGLSHALDLVEALDDNDVRQRVLYTAPEAVRKEAYTRQSDIFSLGIILYEMLTGTHPYEHPDIGEVQRRAAHGEVAPIAERVEIPRQLQQLIESMLVPDPAGRAASAGQLYEELIGYLFGNNLQADNRLLSLTMQELRRREPQDKQTEVIEEVGLEEISVHELESAFARGGAFHEGSDPAPRPIGALPSSRLGAREEPSGPRLPGALETLFRSAQGGRGKAALLSGGVGRGSQHLLDRLRVATSKRSGSRAALMVVGADDRLRPFGAISEMMLNALAGPPSPQGVDRRREALRLLAGVGVSAPALATLKRLWQLSHGLDFGWEMRRGHLVEVLRSFVKLQADEGTFVWLIDQVEALDHASLDVVRDVVASIGEWPLLLIMGTSSDDAMRSHFDAGHPEDLEAVRVRGIGPLSPEEVSRANQEADAVMTVLALAERPLPAEDLGPLTGLSAEAVARAADSLSELGALRQPHSGFVHLAVPNWLTWRLAERGDRDVSRYAATLARYLSLRIAPGERGGLTPTLIRLYAYAHDRRALLDLAKRFGDWLQAHAWQRTALDYYRHLASLLGAHALGVPQQRVDLLLQAAEIALEMALIEECREVLNPLSALTEATRYESGFVHSQLLLGQLAMQQDDLDEARAHFNRAWRSATAMEHPELLARASLALAGWYERFGDPSAALNHIDSAVNLTGRWGASRMQPRPRAALLQRSAQMWGERGMGRRALRPLNALDELARAHTLPSIQCRALIARGRLAGFQGQVERARQGLDEALALATSHGLNALAIEVRRMRTSVELHGGNFATAIHWADEATAQAARHDDRYSEQRARDLRALAACHLNKEADQALKHLRQSLRRATERGVPKDVFRGHDFLARALRALGRSEEANHHQEHARQLSRAMRVGRAA comes from the coding sequence ATGGGACGTACCCAGCGTCTGGCTCAACCGGAGTCATTTGCCAAATACCAGCTCGTTGCTCGCCTGGCTCACGGGCGCATGGGCGACGTCTATAAGGCTAAGAGCCACGGGGTTGAAGGCTTTGAGAAGATCCTCTGCGTTAAGGTCATTCACCCGGGTCTGGCCGCGGTACCCAACTTCGTCGATGTGATCATCGACGAAGCCAAACGCGCCGTGGCGTTGAGCCACGCCAACATCGCTCAGGTTCTGGACCTGGGTCACGAAGAGAGCCGCCAGCAGTTCTACGTCGCCATGGAGTACATCAACGGCATGGACCTGGCTCGCGCGCTCAACCTGGCGCGCACGACCGGGCAGCGATGGAGCCCGGAGATGGCGGTCTTCATCGCCAGCGAAGTCGCCAAGGGCCTCGACTACGCCCACCGCCGCAAAGACTTCAACTTCAACAACCTCAACATTCTCCATCGCTCGCTGCGCCCTGAGAACGTGATGCTCTCCTACGACGGAGAGGTGAAAATCACCGATTTCGGCCTCTCCCATGCCCTCGATCTGGTGGAGGCGCTCGACGATAACGACGTGCGTCAACGCGTGCTCTACACGGCCCCCGAAGCCGTGCGCAAAGAGGCTTACACCCGCCAGAGCGACATCTTCAGCCTGGGGATCATCCTCTACGAGATGCTCACCGGCACCCATCCCTACGAGCACCCGGATATCGGCGAGGTTCAGCGTCGGGCGGCCCACGGGGAGGTGGCACCGATTGCGGAGCGTGTGGAAATTCCCCGCCAGCTCCAGCAGCTCATCGAGTCGATGCTCGTGCCCGACCCGGCCGGACGTGCCGCCAGCGCCGGCCAGCTCTACGAGGAGCTCATCGGGTATCTTTTCGGCAACAACCTTCAGGCCGACAACCGCCTCCTCTCGCTGACCATGCAGGAGCTCCGCCGCCGGGAACCTCAGGACAAGCAGACCGAGGTCATCGAAGAGGTGGGGCTTGAAGAGATCAGCGTGCACGAGTTGGAGTCGGCCTTTGCGCGCGGGGGAGCGTTTCACGAAGGCAGCGATCCGGCCCCCCGCCCGATCGGAGCCCTTCCCTCAAGCCGACTTGGCGCGCGCGAGGAGCCGAGCGGCCCCCGACTTCCCGGGGCCCTGGAGACGCTCTTTCGCTCCGCGCAGGGCGGCCGCGGCAAAGCCGCCCTGCTCTCGGGTGGCGTGGGACGAGGCAGTCAGCACCTTCTGGATCGCCTGCGCGTGGCGACCTCAAAACGCAGTGGGAGTCGGGCGGCCCTGATGGTGGTGGGTGCCGATGATCGCCTTCGCCCCTTCGGCGCTATCAGCGAGATGATGCTCAACGCGCTCGCCGGACCTCCCTCCCCCCAGGGGGTAGACCGTCGCCGCGAGGCGCTGAGATTGCTGGCCGGTGTCGGCGTCTCGGCCCCGGCTCTGGCCACCCTCAAGCGCCTCTGGCAGCTGAGCCACGGGCTAGATTTCGGCTGGGAGATGCGCCGCGGCCACCTGGTCGAGGTTCTCCGCTCGTTTGTGAAGCTGCAGGCCGACGAGGGCACCTTTGTCTGGCTCATCGATCAGGTCGAAGCTCTGGACCATGCTTCACTCGATGTGGTGCGCGATGTGGTCGCTTCCATCGGAGAGTGGCCCCTGCTCCTGATCATGGGCACCTCCTCCGATGACGCGATGCGCAGCCATTTTGACGCGGGGCATCCCGAAGATCTCGAAGCGGTACGCGTACGCGGCATCGGCCCGCTCTCCCCGGAGGAGGTCAGCCGGGCAAATCAGGAGGCCGATGCCGTCATGACGGTGCTGGCGCTGGCTGAACGGCCTCTGCCCGCCGAAGATCTCGGCCCGCTCACCGGTCTCTCGGCCGAGGCGGTGGCCCGTGCGGCCGACTCGCTCTCGGAGCTGGGAGCGCTTCGCCAGCCGCACTCAGGCTTCGTGCATCTTGCCGTGCCCAACTGGTTGACCTGGCGTCTGGCCGAGCGAGGCGACCGGGACGTCAGCCGCTACGCAGCAACCCTGGCGCGCTACCTCTCGTTGCGCATCGCCCCCGGTGAGCGCGGGGGCCTGACGCCCACTCTGATTCGGCTCTATGCCTACGCCCATGACCGCCGCGCCCTGCTCGACCTGGCCAAACGCTTTGGAGACTGGCTCCAGGCCCATGCCTGGCAACGCACCGCCCTTGATTACTACAGGCATCTGGCAAGCCTGCTCGGCGCACACGCTCTGGGCGTGCCGCAGCAGCGCGTGGACCTGTTGCTTCAAGCGGCCGAAATCGCGCTGGAGATGGCTCTGATCGAAGAGTGTCGCGAGGTGCTCAATCCGCTCAGCGCACTGACCGAGGCCACCCGCTACGAGAGCGGCTTTGTCCACAGCCAGCTCCTCCTGGGCCAGTTGGCCATGCAACAGGACGATCTCGACGAGGCGCGCGCCCACTTTAACCGCGCCTGGCGTAGCGCCACCGCCATGGAGCATCCCGAGCTCCTGGCGCGCGCCTCGCTCGCTCTGGCCGGCTGGTACGAACGCTTCGGCGATCCGAGCGCTGCGCTCAACCACATTGACAGCGCGGTCAACCTGACCGGCCGATGGGGCGCAAGCCGTATGCAACCTCGCCCCCGCGCCGCCCTTCTCCAGCGCAGCGCGCAGATGTGGGGCGAGCGAGGCATGGGCAGACGCGCATTGCGCCCGCTTAACGCACTCGATGAGCTTGCGCGCGCCCACACTCTCCCCTCGATTCAGTGCCGCGCCCTCATCGCCCGCGGACGCCTTGCAGGCTTCCAGGGCCAGGTCGAGCGCGCCCGCCAGGGGCTTGATGAGGCGCTGGCCCTTGCAACCTCACACGGCCTCAACGCCCTGGCCATCGAGGTACGGCGCATGCGCACGTCGGTCGAACTTCACGGCGGCAACTTCGCCACAGCGATCCACTGGGCCGACGAGGCCACCGCCCAGGCTGCCCGCCACGACGATCGCTACAGCGAACAACGCGCCCGCGACCTTCGCGCGCTGGCCGCCTGCCACCTCAACAAAGAGGCCGACCAGGCGCTGAAGCACCTTCGCCAGAGCCTGCGGCGCGCCACCGAGCGCGGCGTTCCCAAGGACGTCTTCCGCGGACACGACTTCCTGGCCCGCGCGCTGCGCGCGCTGGGCCGCTCCGAGGAGGCCAACCACCATCAGGAACACGCCCGCCAGCTCTCCCGCGCGATGCGCGTTGGCCGCGCGGCCTGA
- a CDS encoding molybdopterin molybdotransferase MoeA — protein MSQFISVEDALEHILNATPNPGIERVSLPEAAGRYLADVVNAPVDVPAFDNSAMDGVVVRRDDLASLPLTLPIVGESAAGHPAHRELRDGEAMRISTGARIPEGADQVIPREFCDFGQDEVTIHETPDHDHIRLRGEYLATGRPALFPGQRLDAAAIGLLASFNIAAPSVMRRPTVAIVATGDELVEVGAQPGPGQIINSNAYMIEALVRSCGATPRVFPITSDSYEAVSRTFAQASATSDLVISIGGVSVGEHDHVRRVLDEVSRGMTFWKIRMKPGKPLAFGTTERGVALVGLPGNPASSFVGFQLFVRPLLACAQGVPRDQASLPRVNAVLDSPAKGAGGRRAYLAGQWYAQRGAIRFAPLSDQSSGNPALFAGANALGIVEEGMGELNAGASLPVLLLPGG, from the coding sequence ATGAGCCAGTTTATCTCCGTCGAAGATGCCCTCGAACACATCCTCAACGCCACGCCCAACCCCGGCATCGAGCGGGTCAGCCTGCCCGAGGCTGCCGGACGCTACCTGGCCGATGTGGTCAACGCTCCGGTCGATGTACCCGCCTTCGACAACTCGGCGATGGACGGCGTGGTGGTTCGGCGCGACGACCTCGCCAGCCTCCCCCTCACGTTGCCCATCGTGGGTGAATCAGCCGCAGGACATCCGGCCCACCGTGAGCTGCGCGATGGCGAGGCGATGCGCATCTCAACCGGCGCACGCATTCCCGAGGGCGCCGACCAGGTCATTCCCCGCGAGTTCTGCGACTTCGGCCAGGACGAGGTCACCATCCACGAAACTCCCGATCACGATCATATTCGCCTCCGCGGCGAGTATCTGGCGACCGGACGCCCCGCCCTCTTTCCGGGTCAGCGGCTGGATGCGGCGGCGATCGGACTTCTGGCCAGCTTCAACATCGCCGCCCCCTCGGTGATGCGGCGCCCCACCGTGGCGATTGTGGCCACCGGAGATGAGCTCGTCGAAGTTGGCGCGCAGCCCGGTCCTGGCCAGATCATCAACTCCAACGCGTACATGATCGAGGCGTTGGTGCGAAGCTGCGGTGCGACCCCGCGCGTCTTTCCCATCACCTCCGACAGCTATGAGGCCGTCTCGCGGACCTTCGCCCAGGCCAGCGCCACAAGCGACCTCGTCATCAGCATCGGGGGCGTCTCCGTTGGCGAACATGACCATGTGCGCCGGGTGCTCGATGAGGTCAGTCGCGGCATGACCTTCTGGAAGATCCGCATGAAGCCGGGCAAACCTCTGGCCTTTGGCACAACCGAGCGGGGTGTGGCGCTGGTGGGACTGCCGGGCAACCCGGCGTCGAGTTTTGTCGGCTTCCAGCTCTTTGTGCGACCGCTCCTGGCCTGCGCCCAGGGGGTGCCCCGCGACCAGGCCAGCCTCCCGCGCGTGAACGCGGTGCTCGACTCGCCGGCAAAGGGTGCGGGCGGGCGCAGGGCTTATCTTGCGGGACAATGGTACGCGCAGCGCGGGGCGATTCGTTTCGCTCCCTTAAGCGATCAGAGCAGCGGAAACCCCGCCCTCTTCGCCGGCGCCAACGCCTTAGGGATCGTCGAAGAAGGCATGGGTGAACTCAATGCCGGCGCAAGCCTCCCGGTGCTTCTGCTTCCGGGAGGCTAA